Genomic segment of uncultured Desulfobacter sp.:
CGGTATTCCCGGTATGGTGTGAAGTTGTGATTGCCGTTCTGCTGGGCCATGCGGTTTACAAACAGGGCAAAAGCATTATGACATGGTCCATCATTGCGGTTGTTGCCATGTATGTCACCGTTGCCATGGGCATCTATCTGCCCTTTAAAATGCCGGAAATTGCAGGTATTCCCGCCACGGGTATCTGGAGTATCATTCTGCTGATCTACGCTTTTATCGCATCGGTTCTTCCGGTAACCACATTGCTGCAGCCCCGGGACTTTATCAACTCCCACCAGCTTTTGATCGCCATGGCCCTTTTGATTGCGGGCGTTTTTGCCGCTGCGTTTGGCGGAAACCTTGAAATTGTGGCCCCGGCGGTTCAGATGACCCCGGAAAAGGCGCCCCCCATGTGGCCCTTTCTTTTCATCACCATCGCCTGCGGTGCCATCTCAGGTTTTCACTCCCTGGTCTCCTCCGGCACCTCGGCCAAGCAGGTCCGGTATGAAACCGACTCTTTGTTTGTGGGGTATGGTTCCATGCTTTTGGAAGGCGCCCTTGCCGTTCTGGTCATTATATCCGTGGCCGCCGGTATCGGCATGGGCTATCCCACCAAGGACGGGCAGATACTGACCGGTGTGGCGGCCTGGACCACCCACTATTCGTCCTGGGCCGCCGCAGCAGGACTTGGCTCAAAAATCAGTGCCTTTGTGGACGGTTCCGCCAATATGATCTCGACCTTAGGCATTCCCACCAGCCTTTGCGTTGCTGTCATGGGCGTGTTTGTGGCGTCATTTGCCGGCACCACCCTGGATACGGCCACCCGTATCCAGCGCTACATTATTTCAGAGTTGTTTTCCAATCTGAAACTTGATTTTCTCACGGGAAAATATGTTGCCACCTTCCTGGCTGTTGCCACAGCCTTAGGCCTGGCCTTTGCCACGGGTGCAGGCGGCAAAGGCGCCCTGAAACTGTGGCCCATGTTTGGTGCGGTGAATCAGACCCTTGCCGGACTTGCCCTGATCATCATCGCAGCCTATCTGAAAACAAAAGGCGGTATCAAATGGCTTGTGGCCGGTATCCCTGCCATTGCCATGATGGTGCTCACCATCTGGGCGCTTGTCTTGAATCAGACCGAATTCGGGGCCAAGCACAATTTACTGCTCCAGGCGGTCAACGGCATCAGTTTGATCCTGGCCGTCTGGATTTTCATTGAAGGCCTGATCAAAATTGCAACGATGAAACCCGATTTAAACAATTAGAGGTGATTACATATAATAGTTGCCCAGAGGCAAGGCCTTGTCTGGGCAACTTTCGCCCTAAACAATAGATGCATTTTGCCATGGCTGCCCATTTAAAACTGATATCTTCCCTTAAGCGTCTTTACTGGCTGATGACAGGCCCGGCCCTCATCATTTTCGCCTGCCTTTTTATGGTCAGCCATTGGGGTGGTCAGGTCGACGAATCCGCCATCCGGCATTTACCCGGCATCTGGCATGGGATTCTTTTTACGGGCGCTGCCGTTACGGCCATTGCAGGACCGTTGATGATGCGCATCACATTTTCCCATACGGTCAGGCAGGAGACCTGTGTACAGATTCAACCGTTTTTAACTTTTCAGCGCCGCTTGATTGTTCTTTCCGGCATTACCCCGTATCTGGGACTTTTCGCCGTATGGGGCGGACTTTCGCAATTTCATGCCGGAGGCATTATTCTCATGGCACTTTACGGGGTTTACTATTACTTCCCGTCTGAAAAACGAATCGACCATGACATCAAGGTGTTCAGGGTGGCACTGCATGAATAAAGCTTGGCTGGAAAAAATAAAAAACGCCGTGGTCAATGCCTGGAAAACAGCAGATGAAGTGGCTCGGCACAAGGCGGTTGACCATTTAGAGGATGAAGTTGAAGAGATGGAATATATTTTTGCAGTGCTCTGCCAGGGGGCCTTCATCGGCATGCCTGCACCGCCGGAACGTATCAGTCTGGATCTTTTACCGGAGATGGAAAAGGAGCTGATCCTTTTAATGGAACGGGTGCAGACGACCCATGAACCGTTATCAAGACTTTTTTCCACATTTGATATCTGATGAAAACCGAACCTGACGTTCTTTTTTTTCTGGGAAAAGGCGGCACCGGCAAGTCCACATGCGCTGCAATTTGCGCCCTGGATCTTGCCGGTGCAGATTTCAAGGTATGCCTGGCCTCCTTTGACGATGCCCACAACCTATGTGATATTTTTCAGACAACATTTGATCATAGGCCCAAGGCTGTTATTCCCGGCCTTGAGGTCATACAGGTGGACAAAGACAAGGAGATCGCCTCCTACCTGGCCGGGGTGACACGACAGGTAAAACGTAACTTCACCTACCTGACCGCCTTTAATCTCGGCAACTATTTTGATGTATTAAAACTCTCCCCTGGCATGGAGGCCCACGCACTGGCCAAAGGCTTTACCGAACTTAAAAAAAAATACAAGGGCTGGGATTATCTGATCATAGACATGCCGCCCACAGCCCTTGCGTTAAGCTTTTTTAATCTGCCGGCCCTCTCCTTGCTCTGGGTGGCGCAGCTGGAAAAACTGCGCCTGGAAATCAACCAAAAGAAAGAAATCATTTCAAAAATAAAATTGCCCGGCAAGGAGATTGCCCAGGATAAGATACTGGCAAGAATTATGGAGATAAAATCCGATTACCAGGATCTGCAATCTTTTTTTGAACACAACGCCCTATGCTATGTTGTCCACAATACGGATACCCTGTCCCTGGCCGAAACCCGAAGAATTGCCGAGCAGCTTGCAAAGTTGGGGATAAAACTGGCCGGTCTGTTCTGCAATCACAGATCCCGGCACGAAATGGATTCAGATGGCTGTGATCCCGAACTGTCATGCCGGACTTTGATGAATCTGCCCTACGCCAATGATCCCCTGATGGGACTTGACACACTGACGCGATTTACCAGGCAGGCAGGTCTTGACCCGGCCAAAGCGATATTGACGTCAATTACTCGCCGATCTTTTCAATGTCCAGACCGATCATGAAGTGATCTTTAAATCCACGGGATGTACCATCAAGAATATATTTGATGCGGGTGGGTTTACGAACTGCGGGAATGGTTTTGTCCTGGTAGTGAAAAATCATGGGAACAAGTTCGCCGCTTTTAAGACTCTCCAACGCCTTTGAATGTTTTGTCACCAGGGCGAAACATGGTTCTGATTCATTTTTCCTCAACTTGAACTGATAGAAAATTCCCGGGTTATCCAGTTGAAATTCAGCACTGAAATACATATTATCCTCCTGTTTTCTTTCCACTGATCAACAGCCTCCTTTCAGAATCCTTTAACAAAAATACAGAAAACTTTAATTATTCAACGTCCATTGGAAGTTCAACTAAAAACAAAGGCAACTTATGTGCCATCATTACGTGTTAACAACGATTTAAAAAACAGGTAAATCCAGAACATTATCTTGGATCAAAACAGTTCGCCTTCAATAACAAACGGACAGTTACCAAAAAGGTTATAACAGTTACGAAAACTGCACCCCGGAACCCAACGCTCAATGAAGAACTGATTGTTCCGGGGCGCAATATAGAACGGATTGCCTGAAAAATATTTCTTTGGCAGCCGTAAACTTTTTATTTAGTGTCTGAACGAAAACCTGGAAATTTTGTTGAGTACAAGGCGGGCTGAAATTTTAACCGGAGTAATACATGAAGTATTTCGAGGATTAAAATTTCAGACCAACGCCGTAATCGACAAAATTTACGGTTTTCGGTCGGACACTATTTAAGGGTGTTGGAATCAATCAAATTTTCAACTGAGTCTAAACTGCCTACGCGCTTGAATTTCGATTTTTTAAGACCCGGTAGTCCATTTCTATCGTTATAAAATCTGAAATTTGTTTTTTGCCGCAATTTTTATGTTAGATAGTGGCCTTGCTTATACTTCAGATACAACGGTATTAACTGAATCAATCGGTTCAAAAAAATCAGCATTGAAATTAAATTCTATCCTGTTGAGGCAAACAACTCCTTTTGTTTATTATCTTTTTTCTGCGGTTTATGTCTTGTCCCAGCCATTTCAATCAACAATGTTACAATTGTCGTCAATACTGATCGGACAACTACACCATGCTGGCTTCTCACTCTCGTCTGTTCAAGGCCTTCTCTTTTTTTCATCAAATTGAAAGGCCGTTCGCAGTTCTTTCGAATTTCGATTGCTGATTGCGACCCGTTATGAAAAGTTGGCATTGGCTGGAAATGACCGTTATCAAAACCAATTATTCTCGATTTAGGGCAACTTGATGCAAACATACATTCGCCGGGCGTTGCTCCACACCTAAATTCATGGCCATCCAGTGTTGTACCCAGATAATCCATTGGAATTTCACAAGAATCATTGCAGGTAACTCTCACCGGAGATTGCAATACATTCTCGGGCAATTTCGCTTGCTCCGATGCAGGGGCCACGACATAGAC
This window contains:
- a CDS encoding carbon starvation protein A, whose protein sequence is MNALLIMILSFAGYLIMYNLYGRYIGKKIFNLTHEAGVPAVEMEDGVDYVPTKKEVIFGHHFTSIAGTGPIVGPAVAIIWGWVPALVWVIVGSIFMGAVHDFGALIISMRNQGKSIADYTAKYVNNRTRFFFFLIVFLELWIVIAVFGLVIAIVFSMYPQSVFPVWCEVVIAVLLGHAVYKQGKSIMTWSIIAVVAMYVTVAMGIYLPFKMPEIAGIPATGIWSIILLIYAFIASVLPVTTLLQPRDFINSHQLLIAMALLIAGVFAAAFGGNLEIVAPAVQMTPEKAPPMWPFLFITIACGAISGFHSLVSSGTSAKQVRYETDSLFVGYGSMLLEGALAVLVIISVAAGIGMGYPTKDGQILTGVAAWTTHYSSWAAAAGLGSKISAFVDGSANMISTLGIPTSLCVAVMGVFVASFAGTTLDTATRIQRYIISELFSNLKLDFLTGKYVATFLAVATALGLAFATGAGGKGALKLWPMFGAVNQTLAGLALIIIAAYLKTKGGIKWLVAGIPAIAMMVLTIWALVLNQTEFGAKHNLLLQAVNGISLILAVWIFIEGLIKIATMKPDLNN
- a CDS encoding ArsA-related P-loop ATPase — translated: MKTEPDVLFFLGKGGTGKSTCAAICALDLAGADFKVCLASFDDAHNLCDIFQTTFDHRPKAVIPGLEVIQVDKDKEIASYLAGVTRQVKRNFTYLTAFNLGNYFDVLKLSPGMEAHALAKGFTELKKKYKGWDYLIIDMPPTALALSFFNLPALSLLWVAQLEKLRLEINQKKEIISKIKLPGKEIAQDKILARIMEIKSDYQDLQSFFEHNALCYVVHNTDTLSLAETRRIAEQLAKLGIKLAGLFCNHRSRHEMDSDGCDPELSCRTLMNLPYANDPLMGLDTLTRFTRQAGLDPAKAILTSITRRSFQCPDRS